A window from Solanum stenotomum isolate F172 chromosome 5, ASM1918654v1, whole genome shotgun sequence encodes these proteins:
- the LOC125866234 gene encoding cytochrome P450 CYP72A219-like → MEIPYNYYNLSLVLFSCAIILVLRWAWRILNWVWFKPKKLEKCLRQQGFKGNSYKFLFGDVKEMMKMGKEALSKPIDFSHDMIWPRVMPFFHKTINNYGKNCFAWYGPRPAVVIVDPELIREVLTKNYIYQKPPGNPLTRLAANGLAGYEADKWAKHRRIINPAFHLDKLKHMLPAFQLTSSELLKKWKEIISKEGSEIDVWPYLQTLTSDAISRTAFGSSYEEGKKIFELQKEQMGLLLQVARSLYIPGWRFVPTKTNRRMKQIFNEVGALILGIINKRIKMIEDGEIHDDLLSILLTSNLQEIQQYGHKNFGMSIDEVIEECKLFYLAGQETTSALLVWTMILLSKYPIWQERAREEVLQVFESDEFDYDKMNNLKVVTMILNEVLRLYPSGYFINRVVTKDTKLGNLCLPSGVQLLLGTILLHHDTEIWGDDAMEFNPERFSDGVAKTTKGQLVFFPFSWGPRICIGQNFAMLEAKMAMAMILKHYSFGLSPSYAHAPHPLLLQPQYGAHLVLYKLEK, encoded by the exons ATGGAGATTCCATATAATTATTACAACTTAAGTCTTGTATTATTTTCTTGTGCAATTATCTTAGTATTGAGATGGGCATGGAGAATCTTGAATTGGGTTTGGTTCAAACCAAAAAAGTTGGAGAAATGCCTAAGGCAACAAGGTTTCAAGGGGAATTCTTACAAGTTTTTGTTTGGGGATGTGAAAGAAATGATGAAAATGGGAAAAGAAGCTTTGTCAAAGCCTATTGATTTCTCACATGACATGATTTGGCCTAGAGTCATGCCCTTCTTCCACAAAACCATCAATAATTATG GTAAGAATTGTTTTGCTTGGTATGGGCCAAGACCAGCTGTGGTTATAGTGGACCCTGAACTTATAAGAGAAGTGTTAACAAAGAATTACATTTATCAAAAGCCTCCTGGCAATCCATTAACTAGGTTGGCAGCAAATGGGCTTGCTGGCTATGAAGCTGATAAATGGGCCAAACATAGAAGAATAATCAATCCTGCTTTTCACCTTGACAAATTGAAg CATATGCTTCCTGCATTTCAATTGACTTCTTCGGAGTTGTTGAAGAAATGGAAGGAAATTATCTCGAAAGAAGGATCAGAGATAGATGTGTGGCCATATCTTCAAACTTTGACAAGTGATGCAATTTCTAGAACTGCATTTGGTAGTAGttatgaagaaggaaaaaagatttttgaacTTCAAAAGGAACAAATGGGACTACTTTTACAAGTAGCACGTTCATTATACATCCCAGGATGGAG GTTTGTACCAACAAAAACAAATAGAAGGATGAAACAAATCTTTAATGAAGTCGGAGCATTGATATTAGGAATCATCAACAAAAGAATAAAGATGATTGAAGATGGAGAAATACATGATGACTTACTGAGTATATTATTGACATCCAATTTACAAGAAATACAACAATATGGACATAAAAATTTTGGTATGAGCATTGATGAGGTGATTGAAGAgtgtaaattattttatcttgctGGACAAGAGACTACTTCAGCTTTACTTGTGTGGACAATGATTTTATTGAGCAAATATCCTATTTGGCAAGAAAGAGCTAGAGAAGAGGTTCTACAAGTGTTTGAAAGTGATGAATTTGACTATGACAAGATGAATAACCTAAAAGTG gTTACTATGATCTTAAATGAGGTTTTAAGGTTGTATCCATCAGGATATTTTATTAATAGAGTGGTGACCAAAGACACAAAGCTAGGGAATTTGTGTTTACCCTCTGGGGTGCAACTTTTGTTGGGAACAATTTTGTTGCATCATGATACTGAAATATGGGGAGATGATGCAATGGAGTTCAATCCTGAGAGATTTAGCGATGGAGTAGCCAAAACAACAAAAGGACAACTTGtgttttttccttttagttGGGGTCCAAGAATATGTATTGGCCAAAACTTTGCAATGTTAGAGGCAAAAATGGCAATGGCCATGATTCTCAAACACTATTCCTTTGGACTCTCTCCATCTTATGCTCATGCTCCTCATCCACTATTGCTTCAACCTCAATATGGTGCTCATTTAGTTTTGTACAAGTTGGAGAAATGA